CGGTGATCACCGGCTCGTACTATCGCGTCGGCGACCGGCTCCGCTTCCAGGCGCAGATCACCGATGCGGTGCGCGGCACGCTGCTGGCCTATCCCGAGCCGGTGGAGACCAGCCGGGACTCGGTGGCGGAGGGGCTGCGCCTGTTGCGCGGCCGGGTCATGGGAGCCCTCGCCATCCGGCAGGACGAGCGGGTGGCCGCCATTCCCGGGCTGGCGGAACGCCCGCCCACCTTCGACGCCTACCGGGAGTTCGATCGCGGGCTCGAGCTGCACGATGCGCAGCGCTACGGGGAGGCGGTGACGGCCTTCCGGCAGGCCTTTGCGCTCGACTCCACCTTCGGCGTGGCCCTGTTCTCCGCAGCCGTGGACCTGTGGAACACCGACGATTACGTCGCGGTGGATTCCGTGGTCGCCCTGCTGGGATCACGCCGGCTGCAGCTCACCGAGTACCACCAGCTCCAGGTCGGCTACCTGCGGGCGCTGCTCGACGGTGACGGGCAAGGCGCCTACGCGCTGGCCCGGCGCGCGGCGGAGCTCACCGGCGACACCCGCGGGCTCAACGCCGTGGCATGGATCGCCAACGCCACCAACCGGCCGGCGGCGGCGCTCGCGGCGCTCCAGCGCATCGATCCCGACGCCGGGAGCGTGCGTCGCTGGGCGCCGTACTGGATCCAGCGCGCCCACGCCGAGCACCGGGTGGGCCGCTTCGTGACGGAGCGGGAGAGCGCCCGCCAGATGCAGCAGCGGCACCCCGAGAGCCGGATCGCGCTGGTGCTGGAGGTGCGGGCGGCGGCCGCGCAGGGCGACACCCGGGCCGTCGATTCGCTGCTGACAGTCGCGGGGGGGCTCTCGCCCGACAGCTACTGGTCGGAGGGGGCGGCGCTGGTGGTGGCGGGCGAGGAGCTCAACGCCCACGGCCGCGGTTTCGCGAGCCCGGCCTACTTCCGCCGCGCGGTCCGCTGGCTGGCCAACCAGCTGGCGCGGGACCCGCACCACCGGGCCCACCGGTACTGGATGGGCACGGCGCTCTACGACGCCGGCCAGTGGCAGTCGGCCGAGCCGTACTTCGCGTCGCTGGCGGAGGATTTCCCGGAGCGGCTGCAGTACCGGGGCCTCGAGGCGCTGGTGCTGGCACGCGCCGGTCGTGCCGCCGCGGCGGAGCAGCGCCTCGGCCCCCGGCCCCGGTTCACCCCGGCCGAGCACACCCTCTACCGCGCCCGGCTGGCCGCCATCGCGGGCCGCCGCGAGCACGCCATCTCGCTGCTGGCCCAGGCCGTGGCCGAGGGGTACGAGTCGCTCCCCTGGCTCCACGCGGTGGCGTTCCGCGACTTCGGCGGGCTGGTGGGCGATCCGCGCTACGCGACCCTGATGCAGCCGGACACCACCCCGTGACCGCGCCGGCTTACCCCCCGCCCTCGCCGCGCTGCAGCTGGTAGAAGGCCCGCCACGCATCGTGATAGACCGCCTCGCGTGAGGCACCCTGCCGCCGGCCCACCGCCGCCTTGAAGTTGTCGTAGTCCACCCCGCGCACCAGCGTGGCCATCGCGACCGCGACGGCCTCCCGGGGGGCCTGGGCGCGGAAGCGGTAGTCCGCCTCGCCGTCCTCCGCGATGGCGCTCAGCACCGGGAGGCAGAGCCCGCCCAGCGCCTCCAGGTCCTCCCGGACCCGGGCGCGGATGGTGAGCGTGCCCTGCGCCCGGTCCCACGGCTTCTCCACCACGCTGAAGAAGCCGACCGTGGTGACGATCCACATGCCTCCCCGCCTCTCATTGAAGGTCCCGGGCCCCTGCCCGGCCTCAGCCTGCCCCACGCCAATCTGTCCCTCCTCCGTCACCCGATCGTCAAACCCCGCACCTTGCAATGTGCCAAGGGGGTGCGACAGGCAGCCTGCAAGACCGCATGAAGGAGGTATAAAGTCAGGCGACCTCCCTGCCGATGGTACCACAACGGACCATGGAGGGTCCGACACCGTATGCACAGGGAGCAGGCCATGTCCATCGCAGGGATCACGTTCAACAACACCCGGTTCACCCACGGGGTCCGGGGCGAAGGTCACGAGCGGCGCCAGGCCCTGCGGGCCCTGGCCGGCGCCCTCGAGACCGGCAACCTGGAGGCGGCAGGCACCGCCTATCAGGCCCTCAAGGAGGCCGGCCCAGGCCGCCGCTTCCAGGGGACCAGCCCGGCCGCCACCGATCTGGCGACGAAGTTCGCCGCGGTGGGCACGGCGCTCGAGGCCGGCGACCTCGCCGGCGCGCAGGGGGCCTTCGACGCCCTCCGCGGCGCCATCCGCGACGGGGGCAGCCCCCCGCCGCCGGAGATGAGCATCCAGCCGGTGCCGAATCCGGGTGAGGTCAGCACCCAGCCCGTCGGGATTCCCCAGGTGGTCTACCAGGTGCTCGCCCAGCTCGGCTTCACCGTCTCGGCGCAGGGCGGCCTGCCGGGTACCGCCCAGCCGGCGGCCACCGTGCCGCAGATCGGGGCGCCCGCCACCGGCGGGGCCAGCGCCACCGTGCCGCAGATCGGCGCGCCGACCACCGGGACCACGCCGGCCGGTTCCACGGGCGGAACGGCGCCGGCCAGCGGAACGCCGGGCGGCACGCCGACCACCGGATCCCCGGCGGCCGGGTACAGCCTGTCGCTTTCGTATCTCCAGGTGAGCTGGAGCTACGGCGGGAACTCCGGGAGCTTCACCCAGACCGGCCTCAGCCTGAACGTCACCGGCTAGCGCCACCCTCCCACCGGCTCCGCGCGCCGCGACGAGTTCCTCGTCGCGGCGCGTGTGCGTCTGGTCCCTGTGATCCTGCGCACACGTCCACGACCGTCGCTGGAACGAAGCGGTGCATCGGCACGTGACGCTGGGCGGGGCGCCCAGGCCTTCATGAGCAGCCAAGCCGCTACGGCGCGGTGACTTCACCTCCGGTGCGGGAGTTGCCCCTGGTCCAGGCGACCCGAAATCGGAGGTCGTCATGGCGCGGATCAGGCTCCGCCACCCGAATGGTGGCCAGTACTCCTTCGAGACCGAGGAGGAGTTCGAGCGGGCGCTCGATGGTGGCCGCATCACCCAGGCGTGGCAGGTCTTCCACGCTCGAGGCGGCACCTGGCTCCCGCTCAGCCTGCACCCGGCCTTTCGCCGTCGCCGCGTGGTTCCGGAGGACTCCCGCGGCGGGGACCTTCCGGCGGCCTGATCGCCCGTGGTCAGTGACCTGCCGCCGCACCGCTACAACACCTGGTCCTTCTCGTTGCGGGTTCGGGTTCGATGAAATGACCTAAGTCATTGCCATTGAGCGTTTTCCGCACTTGGCCCACAGGTTGCAAATCCCGGAGGGCAGACCTGACCCCCTTGTGAGGCGCGTCACGAATGCCGGCTGTTCTCCTGCAGAGTCCTTCCGGAACGCACCAGAGCTACCCCTCCCGGGAGGAGTTTGCGCTGGCCGTCCTCCGGGGCGAGGTGCGGGAGCAGTGGCGGATCTACCACGCCACGACTCGGCAGTGGTTGCCGGTGAGCGCGCACCCCGCGTTCCACGTGCGGCCCGCCAATTGGGCCCCACGGGTGGCGGTGACCGAGCGGAGCCCCGACCTGGTGCTGATTCACCCCGACGGTTCGGTGGAAGTGCGCCCGTCCGGCGAGTTCGCCGCTCCAGACCTCGACCGCACCCCCGAGCGCGCCCCGACCGAGGCCGCCCGCCCCGCGCGACCCCGCCCCTCGAACCCGGTGCTCGAGACCGCCCTCCGCACCGTCCCGACCTTCTCCCGCGCCCTCCTCGGAGTGGCCACCCTGGTGCACCAGCGCTGAGCCGACCCGCCGCCGACACCTCGCGGCACCCCACCTCGTAGAGTTGCCTCCATCCCCGGGAGGGTTCACCTTCCGGGCCATTCGTCCCGGCATCCCGCCACCCGCCAACACCGTCACGGAGCCGCTCCGCATGCGCCTGCGTCACCTCCTCGCCGGATTGCTCCTGGCTCCCTGCGCCGCCCTCACGGCCCAGCAGGACGCCGCGACGCTGCACGCCGACAGCCTCCGCGGCTCGGTCACCCCGGAGCGGGCCTGGTGGGACGTCGCGTACTACGACTTGAGCGTGCGGATCCAGCCGGCCGACAGCTCCATCCGCGGGGCGAACCGGATCACCTACCGCGCGCTGGCCCCGGGCCGGACGCTGCAGATCGACCTGCAGCAGCCGCTGGTGGCCGACAGCTTTGTCCAGGATGGCCGGGTACTCCAGAGCCGGCGCGACGGCAACGCCTACATCGTGACGCTCCCCGCCGAGCAGGCGGCCGGCAGCACCGCCACGCTGGCGGTGTTCTACGGCGGCAAGCCGCACGTTGCCAAGCGCGCGCCCTGGGACGGCGGCTTCGTGTTCACCGCCGACAGCCTGGGCCGCACCGTGATCGCCACCGCCTGCCAGGGCACCGGCGCGAGCATCTGGTGGCCCACCAAGGACATCCAGTCCGACGAACCGGACAGCCAGCGGGTGGCCATCACCGTGCCCGACGCCATCCGGAACATCTCCAACGGGCGGCTGCGCTCGTCCACCCCCAATGGCGACGGCACCACCACCTGGGAGTGGTTCGTCACCTCCCCGATCAACAACTACGACATCGCGGTGAACGCCGCGAGCTACGGGCACCTCGAGGACAGCTACGAGGGCGAGGGTGGCCGCCTGACGCTCAACTACTGGCCGCTCGACTATCACCTCGAGGCGGCGCGGCGGCAGTTCGCGCAGGTCAAGCCGATGCTGGCCTGCTTCGAGCACTGGTTCGGTCCCTACCCGTGGTACGCCGACGGCTACCAGCTGGTGGAGACCCCGCATCTCGGCATGGAACACCAGAGCGCGGTGGCCTACGGCAACCGCTACCTCAACGGCTACCTGGGCCGGGACCTGAGCGGCAGCGGCCGCGGGCTGTCCTGGGACTTCATCATCATCCACGAGAGCGCGCACGAGTGGTGGGGCAACAACCTCACCACCGCAGACATCGCCGACATGTGGGTGCACGAGAGCTTCGCGAACTACGCCGAGGGGCTCTTCGTCGAGTGCAGCCAGGGGAAGGAGGCGGGGGCCGAGTACAACCGCGGCAACCGACGCAGCATCCGCAACGATGCGCCCATCGTGGGGGAGTACGGGCTCAACCGCGAGGGCTCGGGCGACATGTACCCGAAGGGCGGGAACATGCTGCATACCATCCGGCAGGTGGTCGGCGACGACGAGGTCTGGCGGCGGACGCTGCGGGGCCTCAACGAGGTGTATCGCCACCAGGTGGTCACCGGCCGTGAGGTGCAGGACTACATCAGCTGGCAGGCGGGTCGCGACCTGAGCCGGATCTTCGCCCAGTACCTCACCACCACGAAGATCCCGACCCTCGAGTACCGCATCGCGGGGCGGCGGCTTCACTATCGCTGGGTGGACGTGGTGCCCGGCTTCGACCTGCCCCTGCCCGTCAAGCTCGAGGGCGAGGGCTACACCACCCTGCACCCGTCCGGGGCCTGGCAGTCGGTGCGCTACACCCGCGGCGCCACGGACAGCCTGTCCGTGCACCCCGACTACTACGTGAAGACCCAGGCGGCGCCGGTCGAGTAGCGGGCGCTACCGGAGCGCCAGCCGCTCCGTGCGCACCTGGCCCCAGCGGTCGGTGGCCTCCACCCGGCACTCGGTGGCCCCGGCGCCCGGGGTGGCGTAGAACAGGTGGGCCGTGGGGACCGGCTCCACCCACTTCCGCCGCGCCGGCAGCTCGGGCCCGCGGTGCAGCTCCACCGACAGCGGGTCGAGCCCCGTGCGCCGCGCCATGCGGCCGCGGGGCTGGCCATCCTCGTACCACACCACCGTCCACTCCGGATCCCAGTCCCAGAGGTTGGCGACCACCTCGTCCGGCGCGGTGGGGTCGGCGCCCCGGCGGTAGAGGCGCATCGCCTCGCCCGCGGCGGCGGTGGACGGCTGGTACCGCCAGCGCAGCTCGCTGCCGCGCACCTCGTAGACGCCAAACCCATCGGGGGTCCCGTCGTAGCAGATCGGGCCGCTCCACCAGGCGCCGCACGCGGTGCCGTGGACGTGCTCGTGCACCCCACCCTCGAAGAGGTGCTCGTGCTCGTGGGTGTGCCCGGAGAGGACGTGCGCGCGATACGGTTCCAGCAGGCGGTAGAGCGCCTCGCGGTTGTTTACCATCGAGGTGTGCCGCCCCTCGGCATCGCCGGAGCGCGCCGGAAGCGAGCTGGCCAGCGGGATGTGGAGCGCCACCACCACGGTGCGCCCCGCTTCCACCAGCGCCAGGTCCGCGGCCAGCCACTCGAGCTGGGGGGCGGAGAGGTAGCCGATGTAGCCGTCGCCGTGCCACAGCACGTCGTCCAGCACCACGTAGTGCACCTCGCCCCGGTTGAACGAGTACCACGCCGGCCCGAAGTGCCGCTCGAAGGTGGCGGTCGAGGCCTCGTCGGTGCGGGCGGCGTAGTCCATGTCGTGGTTGCCGACCACCTGGAAGAACGGCAGGTCCACCGCGCGGACCGCACGCTCGTACTCGGGATAGAGCGACAGGTCGTCGTACATGATGTCGCCGCAGGCGATCCCGAAGGCGGGCACGCCCCCGAGCCCCGCCAGGGCGCGGCGCAGCGCGGGCACGGTCTCGGCGTGGAGCAGGTCGGTCTCGTAGCGGTTCTGGGTCTGCGGGTCCGCGGCCAGGAAGAAGGCGTGGGCCGCGTCGCCGCCGGCGAGCGGGGTGAGGGCCCAGTCGGCGCGCAGTTCGCCGCGCGCATCCGGGGTCAGCGGGCGGAAGAGCTGCGCGGTGCCGCTCGCCTGCCGGGGGATCTCGTGCCCCGCGGGGAGCGAGAGGTGCAGCCAGCGTTGCCCGGCATCGCTCACCAGTTCGTAGGCGCCGCCTCGATCGGTGCGGACCACGGTGCGGCCGTCGCTCACCCCGGCGCCGGCGAGGGGCCGTCCAGCGGCGGTGACCCGGCCCCGGACCCGGATCGGGGCCCGTCGCCACGGACGCGGGAGGCGCGCGGGGGTGAGGCCAAGGGTGAGGAGCGAGGCGGCCGAAACCTCGCGCAGGAAGTCGCGTCGAGTGGAGTGGCTCATGCGGGGAACCTGGGTGGGGGTGGTCACGAACGGGTCGCGGCGCCGACACAAGCTCCGCCCCGGCGGGGGGCCTGTCCACCCCCAGCCCTCCGCACCCACCCCGGGGATACCCCCACCACGCCGGAGATGATTTCTTTGCAGGCGATGCCCGCACCCCTCCCCCCCGTCCCGGACCCCGCGCCCCCCGCGCCTCCGCGGAAGGACGACGCCACCCGTCGCGCCGAGCTGCTCAAGATGAAGCGGGTGGCCAACGGCCTGCTGGTCGTGGCGCTCGTGATCTTCCTGCTGGCCCTCTGGCTCGAGACCCGGTGGCCCTGGCTCGGCTTCGTGCGCGCCACCGCCGAGGCTGCGCTGGTCGGTGGCCTGGCCGACTGGTTTGCCGTCACCGCGCTGTTCCGCCGGCCGCTCGGCCTGCCCATCCCGCACACCGCCATCATCCAGACCCAGAAGGAGCGGATCGGCCGGGTGCTGGGCAACTTCGTGCAGAACCACTTCCTCTCGAAGGACATCCTGGTCACGCGGCTCGCCACCATGAAGGTGGCCGAGCGCTCGGCGCGCTGGCTGAGCGAGCCGGAGAACAGCCGCCGGCTGGCGCGGCACCTCGCGGCGGGCGTGGTGCAGGCCATGAAGACGGTCGAGGACACCCAGGCCCGGGCGCTCATCCACGAGAGCGCGATCGGCCGGCTGCAGGCGCTGCAGCTGGCCCCGCTGCTGGGCAACCTGCTGTCGGTGGTGGCCACCGACCAGCGGCACCAGGTGCTGCTCGACGAGGCGCTCCGCATCGCGGGCGAGGCCATCGAGAAGAACCGCGACGAGCTCGGCCGCCGCATCAAGGAGGAGAGCCCGTGGTGGGTCCCGACCGCGGTGGACCACGCCTTCCAGAAGAAGATCGAGGGGGCCAGCCAGCGCCTCATCGACGAGGTCAAGGCCGATCCCTACCACCCGCTCCGGCTCAAGTTCGACATCGCCTTCCGCCAGTTCATCGAGCGGCTGAAGAGCTCGCAGGAGGTGCAGGCCCGGGCGGAGGCCCTCAAGGCCGACCTGCTGGCGCACCCGGCGGTGGGGGAGTTCGCCGCCACGCTCTGGGACCAGGCGCGCGGGGCGGCGGAGCGCTTCACCGCCGACGCCGACGACCAGGCGCTCGCCCCGCTGGCCCGCGGCATCGGCTCGGTGGGCACCTCGCTGGCCGCGAATCCCGACCGCCTGGCCGAGCTCGACGAGTTCCTCACCGGCTTCGCGGCCTCGGTGCTGGAGCGGCACCGGCATGAGGTCGGCGCCCTGATCGCCGACACGGTGCGGCAGTGGGACCCGGAGGTGGCCGCGGAGCGGCTGGAGCTGGCGGTGGGCCGGGACCTGCAGTTCATCCGGCTCAACGGCACGCTGGTGGGCGGGCTGGCCGGACTGGTGATCTACGTGGTATCCAGGATGCTGGGCGGCTAGGCGGCCGGTCGCACCCGACGCCGCACGCCCCCGGGGTCCTGGCCAGGATCCGGGGGCGTGGTGCATCAGGGGTCCCCGGGGCTAGAAGTGGAAGCCGTATCCGAAGAACACCGGCTGCAGCCCGAGCAGCCCGAGCCCGCCGATCAGGAGCCCGCCGAGGATGAACAGGAACGGGACGTACACCAGCCGCTGCACCAGCGGGTTGTCCCAGGGCACGTGATGCAGGACCGGCAGCAGCACGAAGGCGAACGCCAGCCCGAGGAACGAGAGCTGCACCAGCTGGAGGCAGGCCACGCCGAAGACCAGCCCGCACGCGACCTCGAATCCCTGCACCAGCGGGTGATCCGGATGGCTTCCGCCCGCCACCCGCTGCAGCCCGCGCCACGCCCGTGCCCAGGGAGTCGTCGGCGCCGGGCCCCCGTCGGTGACCGCGCGGCCGCGATCGCCGGTGACCAGGAAAGTGGCCTTGCCGGTGATGAGATAGCCCAGCACGCCGAGCGAGCTCATCGGCCCGAGCGCGGCGTACATCACCGTGCTCTGGCAGAGGAAGCGGAACAGCTGGCGCGGCTTGCCCGCCAGGTCGATCACGAAGCACAGGATCGGCGCCACGAAGGTGAGCAGGGTGATGAGGAAGAAGTCCCAGCTCTGCACCACCGCGAACCCCGGATGCAGGGCGCGCACCGGGAGCACCAGGGCGTGGCCGCCCAGTTCCAGGGTCAGTGGCTGGGGCTGGGTAAAGAGGAACGCGAAGACGATGTTGGCGTCGATGACGAACAGGAAGTACACCAGCGCGAGCGGCAGGCTGAGCGCCGGAAAGAGCACGTCAAGCTTCTCCACCAGCGGCACCTTGCCGGAGCGCAGCGCCGGCCACATCTCCCGCGCAAAGAACTCGCAGGTGCCCCGGGTCCACTTCATGTGCCGCACCCGGAAGGCGCGGATGGTCTCGGGAAACTCCTCGTAGCAGATCACGTCCTCCGCGAACACCCCGTGCCACCCATGCTGGCGGGCCCGCAGCGAGAAGGCGAGGTCCTCGGAGACGATCTCCGGGAAGCCGCCCACCTCCTCCCACACCTCCCGCCGGACCACCGCCCCGTGCCCCAGCAGCATGACGAAGCCATAGCGGTTGCGCAGCGGGTGGTACCAGCGCCAGTGGATGTCGATCCCCACGCCCACCGCCGACTGCAGCGCGCCGCGGCCCTCCGGGTTGGAGCGGTGGGTGGCCTGCACGAAGCCGGTGCGCTCGTGGGCGTACAGCATCGGCACCATGCGGCGCAGGAAGTCGCGCGGCAGGATCTCGTCGGCGTCGACCAGGGCGAAGACCGGCTCCGTGACCGCGGCGGTGCGAAGGCCATGGTTGGTATTGCCGGCCTTGAACCCGGACCGGTCCGGCCGGCGCACCACCTGCACCTTCTCCGGGTGCCGGGCCGCGAATGCGTCCACCCGCGCCCGGTACACCGGGTCGCTGCTGTCATCCAGGAGGTACAGCCGCCAGGTGGGGTAGTCCTGGGCCAGGCAGGAGTGGGCGCTCTCCTCCACGAAGTCGTTGCAGGTGAGGTAGAGCAGCGCCACCGCCGGGGGGTCCACCGTGAGCGGAGGCGGCAGGCGCACGCCGTGGAGGCGCCGGCGCCGCTGGTGCAGGGCGGCGAACAGCACCACGCACACGTTATAGATGCCATACAGCCAGGCCAGTTCGGTGAAGATGATGAAGTACAGCACCGCCACGGTGGCCACCGGTCCGTGGGCCAGGTCGAGCAGGCCCATCAGGCGCGGGTGGAACCAGGCCAGGGCGGCCGCCCACGCGATGAAGATCGTCAGGTAGAGCGTGGGGCGGGCGGCGACGGGGCGCGGGGGTTTCATGGCCGCCGCACCGCGAACGACAGGCCGACGGCCACCGACGTCAGGGGGCTCGCGCCCGGGGCGCGCTCGTGCCGGAGCAGCAGGTGGGCCCGGCTCCCGGCGCCGGTCCCGACCGTGAGGCGCGCATGACCATCCCACACCGTGCCATCCAGCCCGGCCGGCGAGTCGCTGATCCGCCCCACCGCCATCCCGCCGCCCAGCGCCGATACGCCGCCCAGACCGAGCTCCCCGGCGAGGAGGGCACGCCACTGGGCCTCGGCGCCGAGCCCGCTCCGCGCGTAGAACACGACCGGCTCCACCCGCAGCCGCCCGGTCACCGGCAGGTTCACGCCGGCATGCCCGACCCATTCGATGCGGTCATCGGCGCGGGGACCCACCTCCACCCCCGCCTTCCACGCGGTGCCGCCGGCGGTGTAGGCCACCTGCTCCAGGCCCAGCAGTGTCTGGCCCACGCGGCCCGGAAGGGTGCGCCGGCCGACCTGGACCACGGTGGTGAACCGCCCACCCCAGTCGAGCAGCGCGCCGCCCGACCAGGTCGGGACCCGTCGCCCGGCGCGCAGCAGGGAGAGGTTGTCGAGGCTCAGGCTGTTGTCATAGCGGCCGAAGAGGCGCAACGACGCGGCGGGCCACACCGCCAGCTCCACCGACCGCATCCCCACGCCATCGGCCTTGTCGCTCGCGGTGGCCCGCGGCGGGTTGCTGAAGCGCGAGTAGACGCCCCACGCGCTCAGCTCGAGGAACGGGCGCGACGGCGCACCCTGCGCCAGCAGCGGCTGGGTGGCGAGGGACAGGACGGCGGCGAGCAGCGCGCGCCAGACGGAGCGCGGAAGTCGGCGGGACATGGGATCCTCCAGGGGGTGAGGGCTCGCGGCGCTCCCTCATGGAGCGCGAACACCCTGGAGCTAGGCAGGAGCTGCACCATCCGGCATCACCGTGGCGAACCTGCGACAGCTCGCGGCACGGCATGGAGTTACGGGCCAGGCACCCGCGTGCGCGCGCGCCGTGTGGCCCACTCGGATCGGTGCACCCTCACCTGTTTCGAAACAGCGACCGGCGGCGCCCATCGAGGGCGCGCCGCCGGCATCCCTCCGCGTCAGTTGATGGTGATGGTCTGCGAGCGGGCGTTGTTGAGCGGGTTGCTGTCGCCCTGGATGGTGCTGATGGTGTAGACCGTGGGGTACACGCCGGCCAGGACGGCCGTCAGCGTGACCGTGAAGTCGGTCTTGCCCCCGCTCGCCAGGCTCGGCAGCTGGCAGGTGGTCCCGCTGATGCCGTCGTAGCTGCAGCCGAGCGTCCCGGTGCTGCTCGAGTAGCTGAATCCGGTGCTCGCCGGGATCGTGAAGGTTGCGCCCACCGAGGTGTTGGGCCCCAGGTTCTCGTTCTGGAGCGTCAGGGTGAAGCTGCTTCCGACCGTCACCACCGGCGGGGCGCTGAATACGTGCAGCTCCAGGTTGGTGACGCCATCGTTGTCGACGATCGTGGCCGTGACCGGCGCGGGCATGGCGCCGGCGTAGGCCGGGTCGGCGCTGGCCACGGCGTGGGCAATGGTGGCCAGCTGCGGTGGCGGCTCCACCACCGCGTCATCCACCGCACCGACCGTCACGAACCCGGGCAGCGCCCACGAGCTGGTGAAGAACGTCAGCGGCGCGAAGGCCGCCAGCTGTCCGCCCGCCGCACTCGGCGTCAGGGTGACGTTGGCGGTCGGTGCGCTGCGAAGGCACACATTGTACGAGGCACCGGCGCCGCCTTCCGTGACCGTCACCCCCGCCGGCGACACACTGACCGGCACCGAGGGGTCGTGCCCCACCAGCTGGAGGCTGGCCGTCGGGTTGTAGAGCCGCCAGCCCCGGGCCGCGCCGGGGGTCAGCCCCGTGGTGCTGGCAAACGCGCCGCGGACGAGCGGGAAGGAACCGTCCGTGACGATGGGCACCACCTCCCCGCAATGCCCACCGAGGAATCCGGACGACTCGATCAGCCGCAGCGCCCCGTTGTACACCACCAGGCCGGTGACGGCGAGCAGGTCGTGCTTGTCCGGCGCGGTGCCGGCGATGTCGAGGCTGACGGTGCTGGCCGGATCCAGGAACAGCGAGGCCAGGGTGAGGGTCCCCAGGCCGGGGAGCGCCGGCGAGGCCGGGGCGGCCCCGGGGGAGATCGTGCCGCCCACCGAGGTCACATTGCCAACGGCGCCCGTGCCCGAGAGCACCCCGCCCTCGAGGGAGAGCGGGCCAGACTGGCTGCTCCCCGACTCGGCCACGAAGTCGGCGCCGCCGAGGTCGAGCGGCGCGGCGGTCGAGGAGGTGATCGTCCCCCGGTTGTGGATCCGCGCGAGTGTCGGGAAGTCAGCGGGGCCGCCCAGCGTCAGCGTCCCGCTGTTCTCCACGCTGTCCGTCTCCATGCGGACCCGGGCCGTGCCACCGTTGATGATGAAGCTGCCTCGCGTTGTCGAGGAATCTCACGGGGGCCCAGAGTGTCATGCTGTCCGTCGGCGTGACCGTGATGGTGCCGCGATTGACCTGCGGCAGGCTCGCCTGCCCGTTGCCCGTGATGTCGAGACGCACCCCGGCCGGGAGGCTCCCGTCCGAGGTGACCACCGGCGTGGCCCAGATCACGCCGAGGAAGTTGATGTAGACCGTCTCGAGCTCGATGACTCCTTGGAGGGTGGTGGCGTCGAGGCTGATCGGCATGCCGATCACCCGGAGCCGGGCGCCGGGTCCGGTCAGCCGGGCCGGGATGGTCCCCGCCGTCCAGTGGAAGACGGCCGGCCAGTACGGCGGCACCGGCCAGCCGAGGGACGGTGGAACCGTCGTCGCGACGACCGTCCCCTGCCCGCTCACCGTCCCGCCTTCCATCCATACCGCGCCGAAGGCGTCGCCGGTGATGGTCAGGGTCGCGGCGGAGCCGGTGGCCTGCAGCGTGCCGGTGTTGTGGAAGGCGCCGACGTTGAGCGCCAGGTCGGCCCCGTTGA
The Gemmatimonadota bacterium DNA segment above includes these coding regions:
- a CDS encoding glycosyltransferase; its protein translation is MKPPRPVAARPTLYLTIFIAWAAALAWFHPRLMGLLDLAHGPVATVAVLYFIIFTELAWLYGIYNVCVVLFAALHQRRRRLHGVRLPPPLTVDPPAVALLYLTCNDFVEESAHSCLAQDYPTWRLYLLDDSSDPVYRARVDAFAARHPEKVQVVRRPDRSGFKAGNTNHGLRTAAVTEPVFALVDADEILPRDFLRRMVPMLYAHERTGFVQATHRSNPEGRGALQSAVGVGIDIHWRWYHPLRNRYGFVMLLGHGAVVRREVWEEVGGFPEIVSEDLAFSLRARQHGWHGVFAEDVICYEEFPETIRAFRVRHMKWTRGTCEFFAREMWPALRSGKVPLVEKLDVLFPALSLPLALVYFLFVIDANIVFAFLFTQPQPLTLELGGHALVLPVRALHPGFAVVQSWDFFLITLLTFVAPILCFVIDLAGKPRQLFRFLCQSTVMYAALGPMSSLGVLGYLITGKATFLVTGDRGRAVTDGGPAPTTPWARAWRGLQRVAGGSHPDHPLVQGFEVACGLVFGVACLQLVQLSFLGLAFAFVLLPVLHHVPWDNPLVQRLVYVPFLFILGGLLIGGLGLLGLQPVFFGYGFHF